One window of the Archangium primigenium genome contains the following:
- a CDS encoding aldo/keto reductase: MVTRVMGSTGVAVPVLGQGTWQMEEDDRASAIRALQLGLDLGLTHLDTAELYGHGEVESWVGEALQGRRDEVFLVSKLMPVNASYAGTLQACERSLKRLRTDRLDCYLLHWPGSHPLEDTLRAFEQLVRDGKIRAWGVSNFDVEELEEALAIAGPGRIACNQVLYHLRERHIEHQVLPWCEAHGVALVGYSPFGSGDFPAPGSGDGRVLTAVARAHGVSTRQVALAFLTRRAPLFAIPKASREVHTRDNAAAAGLRLSVEELARLEEAFPLGAPERTLPMV, encoded by the coding sequence ATGGTCACGCGCGTCATGGGCTCCACCGGGGTGGCCGTTCCGGTGCTGGGCCAGGGCACCTGGCAGATGGAAGAGGACGACCGGGCGAGCGCCATCCGCGCGCTCCAGCTCGGGCTGGACCTGGGGCTCACCCACCTGGACACCGCGGAGCTCTACGGCCACGGCGAGGTGGAGAGCTGGGTGGGCGAGGCGCTCCAGGGCCGCCGGGACGAGGTGTTCCTCGTGTCCAAGCTGATGCCGGTCAACGCGTCCTATGCCGGGACCCTGCAGGCCTGCGAGCGCAGCCTCAAGCGCCTGCGCACGGACCGGCTGGACTGCTACCTCCTGCACTGGCCGGGCTCGCACCCGCTGGAGGACACCCTGCGGGCCTTCGAGCAGCTGGTGCGGGACGGGAAGATTCGCGCCTGGGGCGTGAGCAACTTCGACGTGGAGGAGCTGGAGGAGGCGCTCGCCATCGCGGGGCCGGGGCGCATCGCGTGCAACCAGGTGCTCTACCACCTGCGTGAGCGGCACATCGAGCACCAGGTGTTGCCGTGGTGCGAGGCGCACGGCGTGGCGCTCGTGGGCTACAGCCCCTTTGGCAGCGGGGACTTCCCGGCGCCCGGCAGCGGGGATGGGCGGGTGCTGACGGCGGTGGCGCGGGCGCATGGGGTGAGCACCCGTCAGGTCGCGCTCGCGTTCCTGACGCGACGGGCGCCCTTGTTCGCCATCCCCAAGGCGAGCCGTGAGGTGCACACCCGCGACAACGCGGCGGCCGCCGGGCTGCGGCTGTCCGTCGAGGAATTGGCCCGGTTGGAGGAGGCCTTCCCCCTGGGCGCGCCCGAGCGGACCCTGCCCATGGTGTAG
- a CDS encoding methyl-accepting chemotaxis protein gives METYRDFQWERAPTRLRQLVWLGLGLTPLLLVLDVLTLRLHGMPLGPAVFIRLPWALVPLGLLALHARVRRPTLAPALFWCAALYAFGNEWAFYRLGLADTSYHAVAMLLNLLLGPSLMPSNRSERFGFYALFVLWHGVLTAVSSSASLGAQALLDAPVALVGVLGARVLESLEEGRIRAFYLRRDMARSVEELARSRARVVETGRLLVGSARQLSSTLADMAEQAALVRTAALRISSASEQMANAAGALFRHSRASATQADEAQRYASEVDGLVNGLETGLTAIGGAVGKSALSMQKLEESSDRVHGFVEVIQEMAAATNMLALNAGIEAARAGEHGRGFAVVAREVGKLAAESGRSSARIGEVVGGVTGQMAETLHAVGLIRETNERFTPLLESARTTLRSIRETVQRNQQLMEKSSGEAERQAEQTAHISQACATLLELVDTYARMGTDLSATARRLGTMSEELAGVLPQAEPGAPERGAPSGSR, from the coding sequence ATGGAGACCTACCGCGACTTCCAGTGGGAACGCGCGCCCACGCGCCTGAGACAACTGGTGTGGCTCGGCCTCGGGCTCACGCCGCTCCTGCTCGTGCTGGACGTGTTGACGCTGCGCCTGCACGGCATGCCCCTCGGGCCGGCCGTGTTCATCCGCCTGCCCTGGGCGCTCGTGCCGCTGGGCCTGCTCGCCCTGCACGCGCGGGTGCGCCGCCCCACGCTGGCCCCGGCCCTGTTCTGGTGCGCGGCGCTCTACGCGTTCGGCAACGAGTGGGCCTTCTACCGGCTGGGGCTCGCGGACACGAGCTACCACGCGGTGGCCATGCTCCTGAACCTGCTGCTCGGGCCGTCGCTCATGCCCTCCAACCGCTCGGAGCGCTTCGGCTTCTACGCGCTGTTCGTCCTCTGGCACGGGGTGCTCACCGCGGTGTCCTCCTCGGCGTCCCTGGGGGCGCAGGCCCTGTTGGACGCCCCCGTGGCGCTGGTGGGCGTGCTCGGGGCGCGGGTGCTCGAGAGCCTGGAGGAGGGCCGCATCCGCGCCTTCTACCTGCGGCGGGACATGGCGCGCAGCGTGGAGGAGCTGGCGCGCTCGCGCGCGCGGGTGGTGGAGACGGGCCGCCTGCTGGTGGGGTCCGCGCGGCAACTGTCCTCCACCCTGGCGGACATGGCCGAGCAGGCGGCGCTCGTGCGCACCGCGGCGCTGCGCATCTCGTCGGCGAGCGAACAGATGGCCAACGCCGCCGGGGCGCTCTTCCGCCACTCGCGCGCGAGCGCCACCCAGGCGGACGAGGCCCAGCGCTACGCGAGCGAGGTGGACGGGCTGGTCAACGGGCTGGAGACGGGCCTCACCGCCATTGGCGGCGCGGTGGGCAAGAGCGCCCTGTCCATGCAGAAGCTGGAGGAGAGCTCGGACCGCGTCCACGGCTTCGTGGAGGTGATTCAGGAGATGGCCGCGGCGACGAACATGCTCGCGCTCAACGCGGGAATCGAGGCGGCGCGCGCGGGCGAGCACGGTCGGGGCTTCGCGGTGGTGGCGCGCGAGGTGGGCAAGCTCGCCGCGGAGTCGGGCCGCTCCTCGGCGCGCATCGGCGAGGTGGTGGGCGGCGTCACCGGGCAGATGGCCGAGACGCTGCACGCGGTGGGGCTCATCCGCGAGACGAACGAGCGCTTCACGCCGCTCCTGGAGTCGGCGCGCACCACGCTGCGCTCCATCCGCGAGACGGTGCAGCGCAACCAGCAGCTCATGGAGAAGAGCTCGGGCGAGGCCGAGCGGCAGGCGGAGCAGACGGCGCACATCTCGCAGGCGTGCGCGACGCTCCTGGAGCTGGTGGACACCTACGCGCGCATGGGCACGGACCTGTCCGCCACGGCGCGGCGCCTGGGCACCATGAGCGAGGAGCTGGCCGGGGTGCTGCCCCAGGCCGAGCCGGGCGCGCCCGAGCGGGGCGCGCCCTCGGGCTCACGCTAG
- a CDS encoding spore photoproduct lyase family protein, with translation MNLELFPPEPPATRPLDRLLRVSRIYLEPEAEQHPRGRDILARFPDAERVEVRSHWNIPGLYGNAGNVEAWNQIKGSTLVLGLKKAMRFETNGRSADYLPPSAANGCTMACAYCYVPRHKGYANPITVFVNIDQIQAAIRRHAGKLGPKREPNLVDPRYWVYDIGCNSDCSADAALSDNVRDQVRLFTTLPNAMGSFATKLVNRELLGYAPRGKTRIRFSLMPHAQAKLLDVRTSPIAERIAAIDDFVAAGYEVHLNFSPVVITEGWQDAYDALFQEVDDRIGAAAKAQLACEVIFLTHNERLHEVNLGWHPKAEEVLWRPDLQEAKESQGGGANVRYRTGLKGQLVREFLQILERRLPYCRVRYAF, from the coding sequence ATGAACCTGGAACTCTTCCCGCCCGAGCCGCCCGCGACCCGCCCCCTCGACCGGCTGCTGCGTGTGTCACGCATCTATCTGGAGCCCGAGGCGGAGCAACACCCCCGGGGCCGGGACATCCTCGCGCGCTTCCCCGACGCCGAGCGGGTGGAGGTGCGCTCGCACTGGAACATCCCCGGCCTGTACGGCAACGCGGGCAACGTCGAGGCGTGGAACCAGATCAAGGGCAGCACGCTGGTGCTGGGCCTCAAGAAGGCCATGCGCTTCGAGACCAACGGGCGCAGCGCGGACTACCTGCCGCCGTCCGCCGCCAACGGGTGCACCATGGCGTGTGCCTACTGCTACGTGCCGCGACACAAGGGGTACGCCAACCCCATCACCGTCTTCGTCAACATCGATCAGATCCAGGCGGCCATCCGTCGGCACGCGGGCAAGCTCGGCCCCAAGCGCGAGCCCAACCTCGTGGACCCGCGCTACTGGGTCTACGACATCGGGTGCAACAGCGACTGCTCGGCCGACGCGGCCCTGAGCGACAACGTGCGCGACCAGGTGCGGCTGTTCACCACGCTGCCCAACGCCATGGGCTCCTTCGCCACCAAGCTCGTCAACCGCGAGCTGCTCGGCTACGCGCCCCGGGGCAAGACGCGCATCCGCTTCAGCCTCATGCCCCACGCCCAGGCGAAGCTGCTCGACGTGCGCACCAGCCCCATCGCCGAGCGTATCGCCGCCATCGACGACTTCGTGGCCGCGGGCTACGAGGTGCACCTGAACTTCTCACCCGTGGTCATCACCGAGGGCTGGCAGGACGCCTACGACGCGCTCTTCCAGGAGGTGGATGACCGCATCGGCGCGGCGGCCAAGGCCCAGCTCGCGTGCGAGGTCATCTTCCTCACCCACAACGAGCGGCTGCACGAGGTGAACCTCGGCTGGCACCCCAAGGCCGAGGAGGTGCTCTGGCGCCCGGACCTCCAGGAGGCCAAGGAGTCCCAGGGCGGCGGCGCCAACGTGCGCTACCGCACGGGCCTCAAGGGGCAGCTCGTGCGCGAGTTCCTCCAGATCCTGGAGCGGCGCCTGCCCTACTGCCGCGTGCGCTACGCCTTCTGA